A genome region from Hymenobacter tibetensis includes the following:
- a CDS encoding glycoside hydrolase family 2 TIM barrel-domain containing protein yields MADSRFFTAAFLFVSGLAAAQSTPNEWENPRVFEQNKEKAHASFMVYATAADAAANTYSRSPYYQSLNGPWKFNYVPRPADRPQDFQLPTFNDASWKTIAVPSSWEVQGFGTPIYTNIVYPFPKNQPFIDGRDNPVGSYRRTFTVPATWAGREIMLNFGSISGYAVVFVNGQRVGMSKVAKSPAEFDITQYLKPGDNTLAVQVTRWHDGSYLEDQDFWRLSGLDRDVYLYSLPKETIWDFFAHADLDPTYKNGQFSADVTLRNFASTAGAPARLTVEVLDAAGKTVLRQQQAVATVPATGLQTVQVSGTVKNVRKWSAETPNLYQCRLTLADAQGKELAVTGCRIGFRKVEIKNAQLLVNGVPVEVHGVNRHELEPTTGRVVTEAGMRRDLELMKQFNVNAVRTSHYPNDERWYQLCDELGFYLVDEANIETHGYGAELQGRFDKTVHPAYLPEWAPAHMDRIERAVERDKNHPSVIIWSMGNECGNGPVFHDAYKWIKQRDPSRPVQFEQAGEDWDTDIVCPMYPGMNSMREYANATDKKRPYIMCEYSHAMGNSNGNFQEYWDLIRSKPHMQGGFIWDWVDQGLQTKTTDGRPFFAYGGDLGGYYLQNDENFCANGLIAADRTPHPGLFEVKKVYQDIRFTAAQPATGRVTVINGFSFNDLDGYAFRWELLRNGTVAKSGTMTVGKLAAQQQKEVKLPLPAMPSGAEYVLNVFAVTKAAAPLVPAGHEVAREQFVLTPVATYFATKTNAPGKLDVKQEGNKLTFSAGDVRGEFDTKQGRLTTYRLRDQQVVDGFPEPYFWRAPTDNDFGSGMPQSLGAWRTAHAARRVQKVTVGEQSAAGLPIKVEYLLTDINSPYTVDYLIANDGAVQITAALDVSGQSLPELPRFGMRLELPRRFNRMQYYGRGPFENYSDRSTAALLGTYQDSVNGQFTRNYIRPQENGYRTDVRWLTLTNAQGLGLRVEGQQQPICFSALPFRSEDLDPGLSKKQQHPTDVKMRGAITLHVDLKQRGVGGDNSWGALPHEQYRLLDKKYSYSYTLRLIDEKAPQP; encoded by the coding sequence ATGGCTGATTCCCGTTTTTTCACGGCTGCATTCCTTTTTGTTAGCGGGTTGGCCGCGGCCCAATCCACGCCCAATGAGTGGGAAAATCCGCGGGTGTTCGAGCAGAACAAGGAAAAGGCGCACGCCAGCTTCATGGTGTATGCCACTGCCGCCGACGCTGCCGCCAACACCTACAGCCGCTCGCCCTACTACCAGTCGCTCAACGGCCCCTGGAAGTTCAACTACGTACCCCGCCCCGCCGACCGGCCCCAAGATTTTCAGTTGCCCACCTTCAACGATGCCAGCTGGAAAACCATAGCCGTGCCTTCGAGCTGGGAAGTACAGGGGTTCGGCACGCCCATCTACACCAACATCGTTTACCCGTTCCCGAAAAACCAACCGTTTATTGACGGGCGCGACAACCCGGTGGGCAGCTACCGGCGCACATTTACGGTGCCGGCCACTTGGGCCGGGCGGGAGATAATGCTCAACTTCGGCTCGATTTCCGGTTACGCAGTGGTGTTCGTGAACGGGCAGCGCGTGGGCATGAGCAAAGTAGCCAAGTCGCCGGCCGAGTTCGACATCACACAGTACCTGAAGCCCGGCGACAACACGCTGGCCGTGCAGGTAACCCGCTGGCACGATGGCAGCTACCTCGAAGACCAGGACTTCTGGCGCCTCTCCGGCCTCGACCGGGACGTGTACCTCTACAGCTTGCCCAAGGAAACCATCTGGGACTTTTTCGCCCACGCCGACCTCGACCCTACGTATAAAAACGGCCAGTTCTCGGCCGATGTAACACTGCGCAACTTTGCCAGCACCGCCGGTGCTCCCGCCCGCCTCACCGTGGAAGTGCTGGACGCTGCCGGCAAAACCGTGCTGCGCCAGCAGCAGGCCGTGGCCACCGTGCCCGCCACCGGCCTGCAAACCGTGCAGGTGAGCGGTACCGTCAAGAATGTGCGCAAGTGGTCGGCTGAAACGCCCAACCTCTATCAGTGCCGCCTCACCCTGGCCGATGCGCAAGGCAAGGAACTGGCCGTAACCGGCTGCCGGATCGGCTTCCGCAAAGTGGAAATCAAGAACGCGCAGCTGCTGGTGAACGGCGTGCCGGTGGAAGTGCACGGCGTCAACCGCCACGAGCTGGAGCCCACCACGGGCCGCGTCGTAACCGAAGCCGGCATGCGCCGCGACTTGGAGCTGATGAAGCAGTTCAACGTGAATGCCGTGCGCACCAGCCACTACCCCAACGACGAACGGTGGTATCAGCTCTGCGACGAGTTGGGCTTCTACCTGGTGGATGAGGCCAACATCGAAACCCACGGGTACGGGGCCGAGCTGCAGGGCCGCTTCGACAAAACCGTACACCCGGCTTACCTGCCCGAGTGGGCGCCAGCCCACATGGACCGCATCGAGCGAGCCGTAGAGCGCGACAAAAACCACCCGTCGGTTATCATTTGGAGTATGGGCAACGAGTGCGGCAACGGCCCCGTGTTTCATGACGCTTACAAGTGGATCAAGCAGCGCGACCCCAGCCGCCCCGTGCAGTTCGAGCAAGCCGGCGAAGACTGGGATACCGACATTGTGTGCCCCATGTACCCCGGCATGAACTCGATGCGGGAGTACGCCAACGCCACCGATAAGAAGCGCCCCTACATCATGTGCGAGTATTCGCACGCCATGGGCAACAGCAACGGTAACTTCCAGGAGTACTGGGACTTGATTCGGAGCAAGCCGCACATGCAGGGCGGCTTCATCTGGGACTGGGTGGACCAGGGCCTGCAAACTAAAACCACCGACGGCCGGCCGTTCTTTGCCTACGGCGGCGACCTGGGCGGCTACTACCTGCAAAACGACGAGAACTTCTGCGCCAACGGCCTGATTGCCGCCGACCGCACCCCACACCCGGGCTTGTTTGAGGTGAAAAAGGTGTATCAGGATATCCGCTTTACAGCCGCCCAGCCGGCTACGGGCCGCGTAACGGTGATAAACGGGTTTTCCTTCAACGACTTGGACGGCTATGCCTTCCGGTGGGAGCTGCTGCGCAACGGCACCGTGGCGAAGTCGGGCACGATGACGGTGGGCAAACTGGCCGCTCAGCAGCAGAAGGAAGTGAAGCTGCCGCTGCCTGCCATGCCCAGCGGTGCCGAGTACGTGCTCAATGTGTTTGCCGTCACGAAAGCCGCCGCGCCGCTGGTGCCGGCCGGCCACGAGGTAGCCCGTGAGCAGTTCGTTCTCACGCCGGTCGCCACCTATTTTGCCACCAAAACCAATGCACCCGGCAAACTGGACGTGAAGCAGGAAGGCAACAAGCTGACCTTCAGCGCCGGCGACGTGCGCGGCGAGTTCGACACCAAGCAAGGACGCCTAACCACTTACCGCCTCCGCGACCAGCAAGTGGTAGATGGCTTCCCGGAGCCGTACTTCTGGCGCGCCCCCACCGACAACGACTTCGGCAGCGGCATGCCCCAGAGCCTGGGTGCTTGGCGCACGGCCCACGCCGCCCGCCGCGTGCAAAAAGTAACGGTTGGGGAGCAGTCGGCGGCCGGCCTGCCCATCAAGGTGGAATACCTGCTCACCGACATCAACTCGCCGTATACCGTTGATTACCTGATAGCCAACGACGGCGCGGTGCAGATAACGGCCGCCCTCGACGTGTCCGGCCAGAGCTTGCCCGAGCTGCCCCGTTTCGGGATGCGCCTGGAGCTGCCGCGCCGCTTCAACCGCATGCAGTACTACGGCCGCGGCCCTTTCGAGAACTACTCCGACCGCAGCACGGCCGCTTTGCTGGGCACCTACCAGGATTCGGTGAACGGGCAGTTCACGCGCAACTACATCCGGCCCCAGGAAAACGGCTACCGCACCGATGTGCGTTGGCTGACGCTCACCAATGCCCAGGGGCTGGGGCTGCGGGTGGAAGGCCAGCAGCAACCTATCTGCTTTAGCGCCTTGCCTTTCCGCAGCGAAGACCTCGACCCCGGCCTCAGCAAAAAGCAGCAACACCCCACCGACGTGAAAATGCGCGGCGCCATCACGCTGCACGTGGACCTGAAGCAGCGCGGCGTTGGGGGCGACAACAGCTGGGGCGCCCTGCCCCACGAGCAGTACCGCCTCCTCGACAAGAAGTACAGCTACAGCTACACCCTGCGGCTAATAGACGAGAAAGCACCTCAGCCCTAA
- a CDS encoding RNA polymerase sigma factor: protein MAPLTASYPVEQALVDKELSQRALRDIALIEAALAGNSRGYEELLGSYRKSVTYLVLKMVGNSDDAEDLTQEIFTKAFRKLAHYRPDFAFSTWLFRIATNHTIDFIRRGKLQTQSLHTALTDESSKRFSLDVRDPNLNPQEVYIQQQRMQIIKQGVQSLPPKYAKPLSLRYFQELTYEEMATELKLPIGTVKAQLFRGRQMLRAVFKNSRALI from the coding sequence ATGGCCCCCCTTACTGCTAGTTACCCGGTTGAACAAGCCCTCGTTGATAAAGAACTGTCCCAGAGAGCGTTGCGCGATATAGCGCTGATAGAAGCTGCGCTGGCCGGCAATTCTAGGGGCTACGAAGAACTGTTGGGCAGCTACCGTAAGTCGGTGACGTATCTGGTGCTTAAGATGGTGGGCAACTCCGATGATGCCGAGGACCTGACTCAGGAAATCTTCACGAAAGCGTTTCGCAAGCTGGCGCACTACCGGCCCGATTTCGCTTTCAGCACGTGGCTGTTCCGCATTGCCACCAACCACACCATCGACTTTATCCGGCGCGGAAAGCTGCAAACCCAATCCTTGCACACGGCCCTCACCGACGAGAGCAGCAAGCGGTTCTCGCTGGACGTGCGCGACCCCAACCTCAACCCGCAGGAAGTGTACATTCAGCAGCAGCGCATGCAGATAATCAAGCAGGGCGTGCAGTCGTTGCCCCCCAAGTACGCCAAGCCGTTGTCGTTGCGCTACTTTCAGGAACTCACCTACGAGGAAATGGCAACGGAACTAAAACTGCCGATTGGTACGGTGAAAGCCCAACTGTTTCGGGGCCGGCAAATGCTGCGGGCGGTTTTCAAGAACAGCAGAGCCTTGATTTAA
- the galB gene encoding beta-galactosidase GalB, producing the protein MKYTFPRRALHIAPFLFLGLLGAMPAAAQVRQEYLLDTNWKFKKGDTPEAATPGFKDASWQTVRVPHDWAIYGPFDGRNDLQEVKIEQNNEKAATLKAGRTGGLPFIGTGWYRRKLAVPGFGAGKRAVLLFDGAMSNARVFVNGKEVGNWPYGYNSFSFDITSFLQPGDNNTLAVRLQNQAEASRWYPGAGLYRNVHLIVTDDVHIPVWGSYLTTPEINAEFGKVNLRTKVQTPAGATQPLRLQTEIRDAAGQVLATTSTPLAATDNREFQQELIVKTPRLWSPETPVLYTAHSKLYAGEQLKDEYSTRFGFRSFKFEAGKGFSLNGQARKFKGVCNHHDLGPLGTAINTAALRRQLVLLKDMGCDAIRTSHNMPAPELVDLCDEMGFMLMVESFDEWKTPKVKNGYSQYFDQWAEKDLVNMVHRDRNHPSVIMWSIGNEVPDQSAPGGNKIAKRLQDIVHREDPTRPVTVGMDRIDAAINNNFASVLDIAGFNYKPARYEQANDKLPQGFILGTETASTVSSRGIYEFPVVGAKQKKYPNQQSSSYDLEVCNWSQTPDEEFVKQDDLPFVIGEFVWTGFDYLGEPTPYDENWPSHSSYFGILDLAGLPKDRFYLYRSRWNTAAPTLHLLPHWTWPGREGQTTPVFCYTNYPSAELFVNGKSMGRQTKSPSASPQTRYRLMWNDVKYEPGTIKVVAYDAQGKEAATEEVRTAGKPDHITLTADRTTLTANGQDLAFVTARVEDAQGNLCPTAANKLQFAVSGAGRFRAVANGDATSLELFHEPKMKAFQGMLVAVVETTDKAGDVQLKVSSKGLKSGVLRLKSQGVASR; encoded by the coding sequence ATGAAATACACGTTTCCGCGTCGCGCCCTGCACATCGCGCCTTTTCTCTTCCTTGGGCTTCTGGGCGCCATGCCGGCCGCGGCGCAGGTCCGGCAGGAATACTTGCTGGATACCAACTGGAAGTTCAAAAAAGGCGACACGCCGGAAGCAGCCACTCCCGGCTTCAAAGATGCTAGCTGGCAAACCGTACGTGTGCCCCACGACTGGGCTATTTACGGTCCTTTTGATGGCCGCAACGACTTGCAGGAAGTGAAAATCGAGCAGAACAACGAGAAGGCCGCCACCCTGAAGGCCGGCCGGACTGGCGGTCTGCCTTTCATCGGGACGGGCTGGTACCGGCGGAAGCTGGCGGTGCCGGGGTTTGGAGCGGGTAAGCGCGCCGTGCTGCTGTTTGACGGGGCCATGAGCAATGCCCGCGTGTTCGTGAATGGCAAGGAAGTCGGCAACTGGCCCTACGGCTACAATTCGTTTTCCTTCGATATCACCTCCTTCCTTCAGCCCGGCGACAACAACACGCTAGCCGTCCGGCTGCAAAACCAGGCCGAAGCCTCGCGCTGGTACCCTGGGGCCGGCCTCTACCGCAACGTGCACCTGATTGTAACCGACGACGTGCACATTCCGGTGTGGGGTAGCTACCTGACCACGCCCGAAATCAACGCCGAGTTCGGCAAAGTCAACCTGCGCACCAAGGTGCAAACGCCGGCCGGTGCCACGCAGCCCCTGCGGCTGCAAACCGAAATCCGGGACGCCGCCGGGCAAGTGCTAGCTACCACCAGCACCCCGCTGGCCGCCACCGATAACCGGGAGTTTCAGCAGGAGCTGATCGTGAAAACGCCCCGGCTGTGGTCGCCGGAAACGCCGGTGCTCTATACGGCGCACTCCAAACTGTACGCCGGTGAGCAGCTGAAAGACGAGTACAGCACCCGGTTCGGGTTTCGCTCGTTCAAGTTCGAGGCCGGCAAGGGCTTCTCCCTGAACGGGCAAGCGCGCAAGTTCAAGGGCGTCTGCAACCACCACGACCTGGGGCCCTTGGGCACGGCCATCAACACGGCGGCGCTACGGCGGCAGCTGGTGTTGCTGAAGGATATGGGCTGCGACGCCATCCGGACTTCGCACAACATGCCGGCCCCGGAGCTGGTGGACTTGTGCGACGAAATGGGCTTTATGCTGATGGTGGAATCGTTTGATGAGTGGAAGACGCCCAAGGTAAAGAACGGCTACAGCCAATACTTCGACCAATGGGCCGAGAAAGACCTCGTGAACATGGTGCACCGCGACCGGAACCACCCGTCGGTCATTATGTGGAGCATCGGCAACGAGGTGCCCGACCAGAGCGCCCCCGGCGGCAACAAGATTGCCAAGCGCCTACAAGACATTGTGCACCGCGAAGACCCCACCCGCCCCGTTACGGTGGGCATGGACCGCATCGATGCGGCCATCAACAACAACTTCGCCTCGGTGCTCGACATAGCTGGGTTCAACTACAAGCCGGCCCGCTACGAACAAGCCAACGACAAGCTACCGCAGGGCTTCATCCTGGGGACCGAAACGGCTTCCACGGTTAGCTCCCGGGGGATATATGAGTTTCCGGTGGTCGGGGCCAAGCAGAAAAAGTACCCCAACCAACAGTCTTCGTCCTACGACCTGGAGGTGTGCAACTGGTCGCAGACGCCCGACGAGGAGTTTGTGAAGCAGGATGATTTGCCTTTCGTCATCGGGGAGTTTGTGTGGACCGGCTTCGACTACCTCGGCGAGCCCACGCCCTACGACGAGAACTGGCCTTCGCATAGCTCGTACTTCGGGATTTTGGATTTGGCAGGCTTGCCCAAAGACCGGTTCTACCTCTACCGCTCCCGCTGGAACACCGCCGCGCCCACCCTGCACCTGCTGCCGCACTGGACCTGGCCCGGCCGCGAGGGCCAAACTACGCCCGTGTTCTGCTACACCAATTACCCATCGGCCGAGCTGTTCGTGAACGGCAAGAGCATGGGCCGCCAAACCAAAAGCCCCTCGGCCAGCCCCCAAACCCGCTACCGCCTGATGTGGAACGACGTGAAGTACGAGCCCGGCACCATCAAAGTAGTGGCCTACGATGCCCAAGGCAAGGAAGCCGCCACCGAAGAAGTGCGCACCGCCGGCAAGCCCGACCACATCACGCTAACCGCCGACCGCACCACTCTCACCGCCAACGGCCAAGACTTAGCCTTCGTGACGGCGCGAGTGGAAGATGCTCAAGGCAACCTGTGCCCTACGGCCGCCAACAAGCTGCAGTTCGCCGTCAGCGGGGCGGGTCGTTTCCGGGCCGTGGCCAACGGCGACGCTACTAGTCTGGAGCTGTTTCACGAACCCAAGATGAAAGCCTTCCAGGGAATGCTGGTGGCAGTGGTCGAGACGACCGACAAAGCCGGCGACGTACAGCTGAAGGTGTCGAGCAAAGGCCTTAAGAGCGGGGTGCTGCGCCTGAAGTCGCAGGGGGTAGCGTCGAGGTAG
- a CDS encoding acyltransferase family protein, with protein MNTQLVAEAQAPSLSTKPHYAILDGLRGVAALLVVVFHLCEAHATSHLDQIINHGYLAVDFFFMLSGYVIGYAYDDRWNQMTLKEFFKIRLVRLQPLVVLGMVIGALCFYFQDSVLWPHISEVPIWKTLLVMGIGATLLPLPLSMDLRGWHEMHPLNGPGWSLFFEYIANLLYAVWVRKFSNAALAVLVALAGAVLLHYTVTSPNGDIIGGWSLDAEQLRVGFTRMMYPFFAGLLLARMSAPGRIKHAFWWCSLLLTLVLAFPRVGGAEHLWLNGLYDALSILLVFPLVVWLGASGQATGPGVARLCQFFGSISYPIYITHYPLIYTYTAWVSNGRRPLAQVWPVALLTFGAAVLLAYACLKLYDEPVRRWLKTKVLARQKPAGTRSTAP; from the coding sequence ATGAACACCCAACTGGTTGCCGAGGCGCAAGCTCCTTCCCTGAGTACCAAGCCGCACTATGCCATTCTGGATGGCCTTCGGGGCGTGGCCGCGCTGCTGGTGGTGGTTTTCCACCTGTGCGAGGCGCACGCAACCAGCCACCTCGACCAGATTATCAACCACGGCTATCTGGCCGTCGATTTCTTCTTCATGCTGTCCGGCTACGTCATTGGGTACGCCTACGACGACCGGTGGAACCAGATGACGCTCAAGGAATTCTTCAAGATTCGGTTGGTGCGGCTACAGCCCTTGGTGGTGTTGGGCATGGTGATTGGGGCCTTGTGCTTCTACTTCCAAGATTCTGTGCTGTGGCCTCATATCAGCGAGGTGCCTATCTGGAAAACCTTGCTGGTCATGGGTATAGGGGCTACGCTGCTACCGCTGCCGTTGTCGATGGACCTCCGCGGCTGGCACGAAATGCACCCGCTCAACGGGCCGGGCTGGTCGTTGTTCTTTGAGTACATAGCCAACCTGCTGTACGCGGTGTGGGTGCGCAAATTCTCCAACGCCGCTCTTGCCGTGCTGGTAGCGCTGGCTGGCGCGGTCTTGCTGCACTACACCGTTACCAGCCCCAACGGAGACATAATCGGGGGCTGGTCGTTGGATGCGGAGCAGCTTCGGGTGGGATTTACGCGGATGATGTACCCGTTTTTTGCTGGCTTGCTGCTTGCCCGCATGAGTGCCCCAGGCCGCATCAAGCACGCTTTCTGGTGGTGCAGCCTGCTGCTGACCCTGGTGTTGGCGTTTCCACGGGTAGGGGGCGCCGAGCACTTGTGGCTGAACGGCCTCTATGATGCGCTAAGCATTCTGCTGGTGTTTCCGCTGGTGGTATGGCTCGGAGCTAGTGGGCAAGCTACCGGCCCCGGCGTTGCTCGGCTCTGCCAGTTTTTCGGTAGCATTTCCTACCCCATCTACATCACGCATTATCCCCTCATTTACACCTACACGGCGTGGGTAAGCAACGGGCGCCGGCCGCTAGCGCAGGTGTGGCCTGTGGCGCTGCTCACGTTTGGGGCCGCCGTGCTGTTGGCCTACGCCTGCCTGAAGCTTTACGACGAGCCCGTGCGGCGGTGGCTGAAAACCAAGGTGCTAGCGCGGCAGAAGCCAGCAGGCACTCGCAGCACGGCGCCCTAA